In Herbaspirillum sp. WKF16, one genomic interval encodes:
- a CDS encoding ABC transporter substrate-binding protein, whose translation MQKQVRKSSFGLSIKGVALAAMLACGVMAAGSAAAQSKPKIKLAYAKCAHCMSMSMVPALAQNVEIEGINFTAGSDALTALVSKSVDIAQVTYLAYVSGLDKGFDLVAVSGQVNGGSEMLVGKDAKLASDDWAGLKKLVAEYKAQGKPFRIAASRGNAQDLHMRGELAGHGIDPSKDVQFVNIPNPSDHAAALSRGEVELICSVEPFASQIRMTGVGKHFAYPYDQAAGRLTNLIVTRSDVIKEHPAEVKETVAAVVKLVDGLQKDKQGWINSIVKGTGLDPKIATEALNNAYPDYRMYRTQTRAIAGMMKDLKYVSGDVSAQAEKNMDYSFLMSVTGKPKSELGY comes from the coding sequence ATGCAAAAGCAAGTTCGCAAATCCTCGTTCGGCCTGTCCATCAAGGGCGTCGCACTGGCCGCCATGCTGGCCTGCGGCGTGATGGCCGCCGGTTCCGCGGCCGCCCAATCCAAGCCGAAGATCAAGCTGGCCTACGCCAAGTGCGCGCATTGCATGTCGATGTCCATGGTGCCGGCGCTGGCGCAGAACGTGGAGATCGAGGGCATCAACTTTACCGCCGGCAGCGATGCGCTGACGGCGCTGGTCTCCAAGAGCGTGGACATCGCCCAGGTCACTTACCTGGCCTACGTCAGCGGCCTGGACAAGGGCTTCGACCTGGTGGCGGTGTCGGGCCAGGTCAACGGCGGCTCCGAGATGCTGGTCGGCAAGGACGCCAAGCTGGCGTCCGACGACTGGGCCGGCCTGAAGAAACTGGTCGCCGAGTACAAGGCGCAGGGCAAGCCTTTCCGCATCGCCGCCTCGCGCGGCAATGCGCAGGACCTGCACATGCGCGGCGAGCTGGCCGGTCACGGCATCGATCCGTCCAAGGACGTGCAGTTCGTGAACATCCCCAACCCGTCCGATCACGCCGCGGCCTTGTCGCGCGGCGAGGTCGAGCTGATCTGCTCGGTCGAACCGTTCGCCTCGCAGATCCGCATGACCGGCGTGGGCAAGCACTTCGCCTATCCGTACGACCAGGCGGCCGGCCGCCTGACCAACCTGATCGTGACGCGCTCGGACGTGATCAAGGAGCATCCGGCCGAGGTGAAGGAAACGGTGGCCGCCGTGGTCAAGCTGGTGGACGGCCTGCAGAAGGACAAGCAGGGCTGGATCAACAGCATCGTCAAGGGCACCGGCCTGGATCCCAAGATCGCCACCGAGGCGCTCAACAACGCCTATCCGGATTACCGCATGTACCGCACCCAGACCCGGGCGATCGCGGGCATGATGAAGGATCTCAAGTACGTTTCCGGCGACGTCTCGGCGCAGGCGGAGAAGAACATGGACTACAGCTTCCTGATGAGCGTGACGGGCAAGCCCAAGTCCGAACTCGGCTACTGA
- a CDS encoding GntR family transcriptional regulator produces the protein MSTSTATTTGRRKSGKQDKTDNSPLPGQAISARPMAGDAIYERILGSIMEHRLTPGTKLVEEKLASIFGVNRTRVREVLARLAHEGLITTIPNRGAFVASPTPEEARNIFAARRLLEPALLRHLCEHTRPEHVAQLREHVAQEARARESNDRRAIIRLSGEFHIRIADMVDNPVMSKMMRELASLTCLIIVLYDSPTVPACTHDEHADIIDAIAAGRAEEAVAAMIEHLNHIEEVLDMSAPPGEDEDLEAMLT, from the coding sequence ATGAGCACAAGCACCGCAACCACCACCGGCCGCAGGAAGAGCGGCAAGCAGGACAAAACCGACAACAGCCCCCTCCCCGGCCAGGCCATCAGCGCGCGTCCCATGGCGGGCGACGCCATCTACGAGCGCATCCTGGGCTCGATCATGGAGCACCGGCTCACGCCCGGCACCAAGCTGGTGGAGGAGAAGCTGGCCAGCATCTTCGGCGTGAACCGCACCCGCGTGCGCGAAGTGCTGGCGCGCCTGGCGCACGAAGGCCTGATCACCACCATCCCCAACCGCGGCGCCTTCGTCGCCAGCCCCACGCCGGAAGAGGCGCGCAACATCTTCGCCGCGCGCCGCCTGCTGGAGCCGGCGCTGCTGCGCCACCTGTGCGAACACACCAGGCCCGAGCACGTGGCCCAGCTGCGCGAGCACGTGGCCCAGGAGGCCCGCGCCCGCGAGAGCAACGATCGCCGGGCCATCATCCGCCTCTCCGGCGAGTTCCACATCCGCATCGCCGACATGGTGGACAACCCGGTGATGAGCAAGATGATGCGCGAGCTGGCCTCGCTCACCTGCCTCATCATCGTGCTCTACGACTCGCCCACGGTGCCGGCCTGCACCCACGACGAGCACGCCGACATCATCGACGCCATCGCCGCCGGCCGCGCCGAGGAAGCGGTGGCGGCGATGATCGAACACCTGAACCACATCGAGGAAGTGCTGGACATGTCGGCCCCGCCGGGCGAGGACGAGGACCTGGAAGCGATGCTGACGTAA
- a CDS encoding TorF family putative porin has protein sequence MNRKSQQEQSPSHPQHAPLGRRRLRNAQFAGLATLAAAGALLAIAAIAPAQAAENADAADASPLHFAGNLGVASQYVFRGTTQTNGKPALQGGFDLSHDNGLYAGLWMSNISWISDTNPAASASLEADLYAGWKPAVTDWLNVDLGVLRYAYPGSYPTGMTKPDTTEFYAGLDARWIAFKYSYSAGDTFGNAGTSGSSYADLSLNRELFAGINGIAHIGRQRYTGPNASALSYTDWKLGLTRDFSGYVLGLAYTDTNAPAAGYTIKGKNIGRSQVVLSLNKSF, from the coding sequence ATGAACCGCAAGTCACAACAAGAACAGTCCCCGTCGCATCCGCAACACGCGCCGCTGGGACGCCGCCGCCTGCGCAACGCGCAGTTCGCCGGCCTGGCCACGCTGGCCGCCGCCGGCGCCCTGCTGGCGATCGCCGCGATCGCGCCGGCGCAGGCGGCGGAGAACGCAGACGCCGCAGACGCCTCGCCCCTGCACTTCGCGGGCAACCTCGGCGTGGCCAGCCAGTACGTCTTCCGCGGCACCACCCAGACCAACGGCAAGCCGGCCCTGCAGGGCGGCTTCGACCTCAGCCACGACAACGGCCTCTATGCCGGCCTCTGGATGTCCAACATCAGCTGGATCTCCGACACCAACCCGGCCGCCTCGGCCAGCCTGGAAGCCGATCTCTACGCCGGCTGGAAACCGGCCGTGACCGACTGGCTCAACGTGGACCTGGGCGTGCTGCGCTACGCCTATCCCGGCAGCTACCCGACCGGCATGACCAAGCCCGACACCACCGAGTTCTACGCCGGGCTGGACGCCAGGTGGATCGCCTTCAAGTATTCGTACAGCGCCGGCGACACCTTCGGCAATGCCGGCACCAGCGGCAGCAGCTACGCCGACCTGTCGCTGAACCGCGAACTGTTCGCCGGCATCAACGGCATCGCCCACATCGGCCGCCAGCGCTACACCGGCCCGAACGCCTCGGCGCTGTCCTACACCGACTGGAAGCTCGGACTGACGCGCGACTTCTCCGGCTATGTGCTGGGCCTGGCCTACACCGACACCAACGCGCCGGCCGCCGGCTACACCATCAAGGGCAAGAACATCGGGCGCAGCCAGGTGGTGCTGTCGCTGAACAAGAGCTTCTGA
- a CDS encoding response regulator codes for MQEHAGNIVFIEDDPHIRKLVKGALEQEGFIVHEARTAREGVTEAGTRKPDLVILDLGLPDLDGKQVIAEIRSWSGVPIVILSARTQESEKVEALDAGADDYLVKPFGMPELLARMRAQLRRHARASGEGRASGRYRLGEVAVDLPARSVTRNGEALHLTQIEYRLLATLLRDAGRVITHRQLLVSGWGPSHAEDHHYLRIYMQRLRQKLEKDAAQPVHILTEIGVGYRVAEVIAE; via the coding sequence ATGCAAGAACACGCAGGCAATATCGTCTTCATCGAAGACGACCCGCACATCCGCAAACTGGTGAAGGGCGCGCTGGAGCAGGAAGGCTTCATCGTCCACGAGGCCCGCACCGCGCGCGAAGGCGTCACCGAGGCCGGCACCCGCAAGCCCGACCTGGTGATCCTCGACCTCGGTCTGCCCGACCTCGACGGCAAGCAGGTCATCGCCGAGATCCGCAGCTGGAGCGGCGTGCCCATCGTCATCCTGTCGGCCCGCACGCAGGAGTCCGAAAAGGTCGAGGCGCTGGACGCCGGCGCCGACGACTACCTGGTCAAGCCCTTCGGCATGCCCGAGCTGCTGGCGCGCATGCGCGCCCAGCTGCGCCGTCATGCGCGCGCCTCGGGCGAGGGCCGCGCCAGCGGCCGCTACCGCCTGGGCGAGGTCGCGGTCGACCTGCCGGCGCGCAGCGTCACCCGCAACGGCGAAGCGCTGCACCTGACGCAGATCGAGTACCGCCTGCTGGCCACGCTGTTGCGCGACGCCGGCCGCGTGATCACGCACCGGCAACTGCTGGTGTCAGGCTGGGGCCCCTCGCATGCGGAAGACCACCACTACCTGCGCATCTACATGCAGCGCCTGCGCCAGAAGCTGGAGAAGGACGCCGCGCAGCCGGTGCACATACTGACCGAGATCGGGGTGGGGTATCGGGTGGCGGAAGTGATTGCCGAGTAG